A segment of the Coffea arabica cultivar ET-39 chromosome 8c, Coffea Arabica ET-39 HiFi, whole genome shotgun sequence genome:
CATATCTTCTTCAGTGCTTATTGACCTATCTTCTGTGACACCAATATAATGAAATTATTCAACTGACCTGGTTAGATGCACGTAAAACTTCAGTGCAGCCCGAACATTAGAAATCTACTTGAATCAAGGGAGATTATAAGTTTCAATATGGTATTGAATTATGTGCAAGATTCTGAAGAAGGGGTTACTTCACATAGCATCAAGTGGTTTTACATGCATTTGAGTGATATGCCTTACATGCACTCCTATCATAACAAAGAAAATCAACACTGGTGCTTAGATACTGTGAATACAAGCTCTTAAGCTCACAAAAATCAATCTTAAGATCCAGGTTTGTAACTAAATTCCGTAAGAGAAATACTTCAAGCAAGTTGCTAGACCGTGACTACAAATATAGCTAAAAGAACCAAATAAATTAGAATACCTGCTGCCAAcaaagttttattttctttttctgggtGAATACTATCTGTTCCAACTTCAGGAGCATCACAAGCAGCTTGTACATCAGTAGAACACAGAACCACATCATGTCCATTCATTGTCCTCGCATTACTTTCCAACAACTCCTTGCCATTGAGATCTGTATCCAAATATGAGGTTATACCAGACTCAAACAGGTAAAGAAAAATAAGTGACACTCCTACAGTTTTACTAGTAAAGTAATTTTCATTCTTGGAAcatttaattgttaattaaccTTATGAAATGCAAACATATAAGGGGGACCAATGATCTCAAAGAGTTCTTGAAACGTGTCATACATATCCATgaataaaatttcttttgaaGGTCTCACTTCACAAGCATTAGTGCACATGAGGAGGAGCAGTAGTTTATTAACAGCATGCTACAGGATCCCAGAGGAATCCGTCACCTTTTTGACAGACACTGGTAAAGGACCACTCAACTTAAAAAATATGACGTAAGAATGAGAATGGATGATATGCTGAATGCAGAAGAtggtaaaagaaaataaaagtgaaTTGAAGAAGAACTTCCGTTATCTCTTTTTAGATCTTGCGGTATAAAGATCAAGATTCTTTCGCCTTTAGAACTTTCACTAAGAAACTATTAAGTGCTTCTAGAATTTGACTTACAAAATTAAAATGGTCAAAGATGTTAACAATTGTAGCAGGATGGAGGAAAAGTAATAGGTTTCAAATTGTAGAAATAGTAACAAAACTTAATAccacaaaaatgagaaaaggtATCTAGTTATCTGGTTGCATATGAGAGAAGATGACATTAGCTCTGCTAAGCATACAATCTGTACAAACAAGTCCTTTGAAACAAAACCTTTgtattttctgaaatttctaaGAGTGCCAAAGATGTTGCTAGGTTTACATTTTATCAGTTACATCTTACGCTATGGTTGATCCTGAGCTTAAGCTACCAATGAAAGAGCAATTACAAAGTAATAAGACAAAAACCAGCACCAACAGCAGAGAGTTTAATACAGAGACACATACGCTCAGAGGAGATTTGAGTATGCAGGATAAAAAGTGAAACTCATTTAGCATGTGATGCATCATGTATGTAGCAAAATATGAAAGCCACATGTTTGACCTTGATGGACAATGCACAAGTATGAGCACAACATTAAATCGTCACTATCATACTTAGAAGATACACAAAATTTGGACGTGGGAACAGTTGAAATTTGATCTTTTGTTTGTTCCTAGCAACAGAAAATGTTTGACAACAGTAAAATATCATAATTGTCAATCATTATTTGAATTAGCTAACCATAAACACCTCCACTATTCATCAACTGTGAATCCAGGGTAACCTAAAACCACATCATGTTCTTTGAAAAGAATTGCATGGTTTACTTTTTCATGGGGAATTGCAAACATGTAAATACTAGCATCCACTTAAGACACACTAAAGACTCAATATTGTCACCAAAACAATAGACACTAGTCTCCATGGATGTATGTGAGATTTCAGCATTATACAACTCTGTTATGAaacattttccaaaattaaCGAAATTTTGACCAACATACTGCACCACAATGATGTACATGGCAATATATACAAACCACAGACACATAAGGCATAGACAACATTTTCACATCAATTTATGTCATCAATGATGACatctaaaaggaaaaagaaatgtaaaCTAGGTCAAAGGATAAATAACTTAGAAGTTACTGGATAGTTGCTTCTTTTAGATGAAATAGAAAACCAACATTCATCAAAGAGGAAACATATCACGGTGACGTCCTCAAGGACACCAAAGTAACTAACTATATTTGCACTtccatcatttgcatatcagtCAACAATATCGGTAAAACACCACCCTCAAAGCCGTGAAAAGAGTGAGAGAAACGCATTCAAGACTTCCACATTTGCAACCAACTAAAAACCAGCTTGGATACACTAAATAGTAATCCCTTGTAAACAAAACCATGATAAAGAATTGgagtctttctttttcttttttttccctcctgtCAACAATGTGGTTTGAAAAGAGCTTCAATGACAAATTCAACTTCacaaaagaataataaaaacaaaaattaatagCCCAGACTACTCCAGAGTATACAAAAAGACCATAAAGTGACAGGATCATGTGACATTTTATCCAAAGTGTAAAGGCTACTAGATGAGGTTTAGATTCTGATCTGATTAAGAAGTtaacaaatataaaaaaataattttcctGAATTAAATCTGAAAAGTCACTAAAAGGATTTAGATTATTCTAGATGATCAATAAGTTCCATAACCAGCCAGCTTGCTCGATTTTTCTTGTAATGCTAAAATCTTAAAGTCAGATCCTCAATCATAGCATCAAAGCTTTAGGTTCTGAATGAAATGATATAACATTTGCAACTTTGACTGCTACAAATTTGTATCCTTGTGAATGTACAAAGATTAAAAAACATTTCTTTTTGATCTTTATAAATCAAAAACCTAATAGGGTCCTTAGATCACTTGGTATGTTACTATAAAATTTGGGATAGCATTTTATCACAATTACTGTCTCAAACAGATCACGATCTAACGGTGCTAAAGgtggaaaaaaaattacatgtccTACATTAGTTCCATTTAGCATATACTTCCCAAACTGTGATTTACAAATAGGGACATTTTACTTCTAGAGCATCAGTGCAGAACACCAGAAGCTCCATGGTGTTTGGAATGCACTACACTGATTTCACAAACCACATTTCTAAATTTCTTTCCTGGCCTCTGTACCAGATGGACTAAATCAACTTCCCAAATTGGCAAAGGTGGTTTTGACTAATTTAGAAGTTTATTTTCTCAAGTCACATGCTATATTTTTTTCACCTCCATTTGAGGAAGGCATTCTACATTAATATATATAGTGATATTCTCGATAAATCCCATGCCACAGCATGAATAGGCAAACTAGGGATATTTCCTGTAAAGCAACTGCTAATGAAGCAATATTTGTAGATCTGATATTCTGATACCTACTGATTTCACACCTTCAAACGTCTCAAGCTGAGAAATCTCTCCAAGCTTCTAACACCATGATTTACATTATACTGTACCAATTATATCCTCATTCGTACTATGTTGTACATTGGACACCAATGTAATCTTCAATGAACAAATTGCTGCAATTGCACCAGACCTACCAACTTCTTGAGGAGATCCTCTGGTTGTTAATTATGTTGTCATAACGTGATATACATATAAAAATAGTACCACAATCTTCAATTGGAGGAATCTGCTCTTTGGTTAGCTCAATGGAAGTCCTAGTTCCCTCTGTTGCTTGCAATAGAAGGTGAAAATGGCTAAGAAATTGTCCTAAAGGTGGCAATTGGATAATGTTTGATTTTTCATAGATGAGCATGCTCTTAGCGTTGATTGGTGCAATACACAAATGAAGACCCTCACATAGATCAGGCATAGTCAGTGTCATTAACGATTAAGCAATAAAAAGCACTTTCAGAGTTGTTCTCTTAGCAAATATCCGGTTAGTCTTTGGTGTCAACTATAGTCCAAGAAATAGTATTTCCCTATTTCTAGCAAGAAGAAGCAGGGATTAAGGAAGAGAACAGACTACTAGACATTCCTATAAACAgctcaaaggaaaaaggaacAAGATGAAACAAGTACAAGAAGCAATCAAGGAAAAGATATTGGTAATCTTAATGGCGCTAAACAAGAAGCTGTGAGTTCTCCATGTTCATCTCTTAATTTGACTGCAAAAAATGCTTTTAGAGGTCTTTGCTCTTTATCTTCCTAAGCTAAGTTATATGGGCGTCAAACAAATCAATCCAAGCCTaagatttcaaaaaatattctttAGACTAATGGCCAATCCTGTCTAGGAAAGTTAAGAAGACCTTCTTGTTTACTCCAAGGATGGAAGGGAGCATATAACCAAAATAGTTCCTTGGGtacaattgaaaagaaaaaagaacattAAAAATTCTTGATAAACTCAAGTCCTACCAAAACCAGGGTGTTCTAATGCCATCCTTAAGATATCATCTACTCAACCTATAATACCAGAGGGGTCCATAAATTTTGGAGGCCCAAGGTACTATAGCTACCTCATTTACAGCAGTTATCAAATAGAAAGTTGATGGCATTAAAGTGAAGCTTGTGATTATACTAAAACAAAGGCATTAACCAAAATCTGCCTTCTATAACAGAAAAGAAGAGTAAGTTAAGAGGAGGATCAACCAAGAATTTGTATCACGCATGAGTCTTGATATTGATTTTACGTAATCAATGGAGAAAGGGATGTCTAAGGTGATCAAATAGAGTTTAAAAGAAAGCAAAGGCAGAGagggtaaaaaaataaatgatctATCACACAAAAGAATATCAAAGAAGTGTGAAAAGATGCTAGGAAGAATAAAGGAAACTTggtaaagagaaaaagaagaagaagaagaagcatttCGGAGAGAGCAGAGGTTTTAGTAGTTTGCTGAACATGAGAGACCTTCTCATGCCACTATTAACACGTTAGACACTCACAGGAACCCCTCTAACGAGTATTGACAACCTGGAGGTGGACCAAGGAGCTAATCCATTCAGAACTCAATTGATCTGATTCCCAGACATATTGCACCTCTGGTCAATGCCGCCATTCTGTCCTAAGACAACACAAAGAAGATTCAGAACTTCTTGCTAGTTGATGGGATTTGATATCAGGAAGGGGCTTGCACATTGTACACCAACATCAAGTTACTGTAACCCTCAAGGAAGAGACAAAGGTCCAATATTCTTTTACTCCTTTCAGAAAGTCTCTGTGTTACACCAGTATGTGATTATGTactaaataaaatattaatgggGCATTAAGTTAAATGGCACAAAGCTAAATGCTACTGCAAGATAAACTAAAACTTAGAAAGCATCCCCTCGAATGGGCCATTAATTGGTTTCAAAAGGTTTCTGTAGGTGTTCCTTGCTTCTCCTCAAAGATTTAGCACATGAAGGTGAAACTAATTGCCCCATCATAGATGGATATAACTAGCAAAAGCTAAAAGCAACATATTCTTAACCAAAAAGTCACGACAACTCACGATCATCATCACAGCACAATATCCTTTTAATCCAAgatataaattaaaaaagaaaatgcaaaaacacAAACTAACAATATAAAGAACTATCCTTCTGAAATTTAATGCCAACAAAAAGAATTTTGATGTACTAAGGCATTAAGAGTCCATCAATGCCAAATTCAGATGCAACCCCCCTATGCGGCTTTATCTTCCTCCATCTGGACAAACAAAACAGCAGGCTACAAGATTTTCCCTCTAACAACTTCATATAGTGACTTCCCATCACTGGTATTCCACGGCACAACATGACTACCCTTCAGCTATCAGCcaataatcttttctacactAGAAAATAATCCAGAAAACTCAAAAATATAAGTGATGAAAGGCACTTTCAgaagaaggaaataaaaaaaaaaatgagaaataagGAACCTTATAGCAAAGTATCAATTACACTTAACACAAATACATGTACCTGATATTCATAAACTTCAAAGTATCCGAGGGAGAGAAAAATAATATAAGCTTCTGGTATTTAGTATTTGTTCAACTTCAGAATATCCCCTGTTCGGGAAACAAGATTTCATAGTTGCTGTACCAAGGCACTATTAAATCCTTATCTTATTCTGAGTAACTTTAGAGCTGTAAGATTTATTGGTATTGAACCCATAGGTGGTTGTATCATGTGTGGATTAATGCCACTTTACATCCCCTTAGGTGGTGTACAACGGTAGACGGGGAAGAAGGCAGGCACAGGGGATGGAGATGAAGAGAGAGGGGCTTTGGTAATCCATCCAACCCTAGGAATGGGTATCAGAGGGGGTTCATACAAAAATGCCTGTTTAAGTTTTGAGAAGGCTATGTGTATGTATATTCATACTCATGCATGCACAGCATAAGTCAGTGGCTAAACATTCAAGAGGTCCAGTAACAATGAGATAAGTGAAGCAACACCAATCACAATCAATGGGATGACAGTAACACTATCTCTAAACAGGCTAAGACTGCATCTATCTCAAGGAACCTCTGTATGAATTCTGTTTGGCACTAGCTATCTGAATGATAGATGACCCCCAAAAGCAAGTTCAACCGATTGGATTATAGGTCTGCCACCGATAAAAAAGAATAGAGTCCCGCCTAAACGGCAATGGCTATTAAGGTTCTCCACACACCCCcatctccccccccccccaaaaaaacaaaaagaaaaaataaaaaataaaaccatTAACAGGCTACAACTATGACAATGGTCGTATGAAGTAGCTGCCTTGGTTAGGTATTAAGGTTCTCCACACACCCCCAACCCTCtcccccaaaaagaaaaaataaaaaataaaaccatTAACTGGCTATAACTATGACAGGGATCGTATGAAGTAGCTGCCTTGGTTAGGTATCAATCAACACGGACCAATAAGCAAATGTTATTCGTCAAACCAAGCTGTCCAGTCCTTGACAACTGCTTTAAATTTATGACCCCAGAGTCCCTCCAGAAATGCAGCTAACACTCTTTAAGAAAATCCACCATTCACAGACAAAGGACAGCTTTCGTGCATTTCAATGTGGCACCTACTTTTTGCCAATAGAATACTGCTGATTGACTGGTCAACACTCAAAAGCTGGAAAAGTTCAAGCTTAAACATGGTTTAGTTGTGCAAATAACTTTCTGTGGCCATATTCTTAAACTTGGAATGATCATACGAAATTACATGCTTTGGTTTTTTAATTAAATCACACTAAAGACATTGTTGACAGAGATGTATATGACAAGATACCTGTGTCTGGAGATCCATTACTCTCCTCCTTTTTGTCAGAAGCAACATTTTCAACTTCAGCACAATCAAAAGTTAATTGTGCACCAGAAGAAGCCTCAGCATTGTCATGGTCACTTGCTGCAGTCTCTGCAGTTTGCGCAGGCCCGAAGTAAAAACCTATATCATTCATTAACCAAGCTAGTGCAAAAATACACCACCTGTAAACATATGATGTCCAGAGTGTACTTTATTCGGTCATCTTAAAATCTCGTTTTTTCACACAGCTAAGATTATAAATTCATCTCGATTATCCCAGACCGCCCAAAACATTGATAAGAACAATATGCAATTTAAATGCTTTAAGAGCACGCATTCAGTTTTACCTTCCTTCGGCAAGTCAGGGAATTGAGTACCACTTATGATGCGAGCAAACTGTAGCTGACTATTCAGGAAAGAGTCCATAGTCTGGTGATTCTCAAAATTAACGCCTAATTCCTTGTGCAAATTCTCGAGATGAAATTCTCCATTTTCACTGCCCACGTGATTGACAGCTCCATTCTGCAAATTTCCGTTCTGCAAATTTCTGTTCTGCAAATCTCCGTTCTTCAAATTTCCGTTCCGCAAATTCTCTATATTCATGCCCCTGTTATGACCGTCATAAACAGGAAGGCCCACCCCATTTGCTGAAACCTGGACTTGCGtcctttcttgagcaagaagaGCACCGCTCCTTATGATCGCGACAGGAACTCTCAATATCCGAGCAACAGCCTCCTCCAACTTGGATACTCTACTAGTCAAGCCCATCAGCTGAGCATCACGCAGCGTAACCATGTCCTCAGCTAGGCTTTTCTCAATTTCTAGGCTAACCAGCTGCTGCCTCAACTCCTGACATTTAATCCTGCGTTTCTTCAGTTTCTCCTCAAGCTCCAAATTCTGAGCCTCCAGCGATTGACACTTTTTCTTCATCTCCTCATAGTCCCTCTTCAGATTTCTCAACTCCATCTCCATCTTCTCCTCTCGACCTACCAGCAACCTCTCCACCTCATGAAAATCCTCTTGGCGAAAAGACGACCGCACAAACGCCATCAGCTCAGGCACTGATGACTCCTCGGTGATTTCAGGAAACACCGACTTCGAGTCTGGAGAACTCATTCTTTTTATttctgttttattttctttttaaaaaagaaaacaaaacccATGATcagacaaacaaaaaaaaaattttttaaaaaaacgaCATCAAGATAACagctttttctgattttcttcAACTACAAAGTGGAAAGATCAAACTTTTATCCCCAAGACCAACTAAATAGCGGTTTAATCGACGTCAACTAGAAAACCCTCCTCGCGAAACTAAAGAGAGATTTAAGTACAAAGATGtatcaaagaaaaaaagaaacccaCATGAGGAGAAAAATGAAGGAGCCGAACAAGCCAGGTTTCTGAGGCAGGTAAAACGACAACGTCGAAAGGAAAGATGAAGAACTTTTTTGCAAAATGGGTAAAatatgctctctctctctttttttttcctgcttGTAAGAGCCTGAAAGAAACTGGAGCGTTTGAGTTTGGGAGGAAAAGCAGAGCAGAGTGGAGAGTGAATATGAGACAAGTGCAGAAAGAAGAGTGTTTCTTTTTTGGGTAGCAGAGGAGACGGGGAGGGAGATAATGCGACGACACCACGTGGATAGCTGGGTCCGACTGGTGGGAAATGTAACAGCTGTTGAGCGGAATTCTGATGCACTTTGGGAGGGAAATTTGTCAGATTGGAATTAATCTGATTCGCTAATGATACAGATGGATtcataattttctcttttttgtttgaaaGGAGTTGAATTATTAATTCTCATGAGTGAAAATCGTTTAAGacatctctcatattttaaataatgaCTTTTTTATTCAttacttttaaaattataattttacttttcttacaaattcacatcAATTAAATTTATGCTTATCtagattttcaattttttttgtcgGAATTTAGCATGTGCCTTATACGTGATCATTTTATAatggcaaaattatca
Coding sequences within it:
- the LOC113707464 gene encoding uncharacterized protein isoform X1 — encoded protein: MSSPDSKSVFPEITEESSVPELMAFVRSSFRQEDFHEVERLLVGREEKMEMELRNLKRDYEEMKKKCQSLEAQNLELEEKLKKRRIKCQELRQQLVSLEIEKSLAEDMVTLRDAQLMGLTSRVSKLEEAVARILRVPVAIIRSGALLAQERTQVQVSANGVGLPVYDGHNRGMNIENLRNGNLKNGDLQNRNLQNGNLQNGAVNHVGSENGEFHLENLHKELGVNFENHQTMDSFLNSQLQFARIISGTQFPDLPKEGFYFGPAQTAETAASDHDNAEASSGAQLTFDCAEVENVASDKKEESNGSPDTDLNGKELLESNARTMNGHDVVLCSTDVQAACDAPEVGTDSIHPEKENKTLLAAALTNTDNGCDNQMGGPKQLVIETDSSNQAAASCIPVSEAPGSPIVIEISDSDEENLPAGSTHFFTTCASDFNSTGKKVPFINIGKGACFMKTEEEDGTGSMEDCDIYQMPKRKRSMIETSDTNFMVAKRKKEENGQLLRDENGSLGSDSSVKLDKSAGLEPLLLSVQNRLGEVRKGGSVQIGLKKSLFDDNDYSSDCTSSDSESESCLEAYVDKMVAIAKGYRLKTWNFAADMLSDLEKDDELCMNAVCALYRKKNSAEKSPMKSSVLADPGFSYCDAMSVTQLAEFLIDGDPEFKLKRTVSDAQQKDPKVLSKCKDLAIQYYEKLFELYQNGQDPFFHPKF
- the LOC113707464 gene encoding uncharacterized protein isoform X2, coding for MSSPDSKSVFPEITEESSVPELMAFVRSSFRQEDFHEVERLLVGREEKMEMELRNLKRDYEEMKKKCQSLEAQNLELEEKLKKRRIKCQELRQQLVSLEIEKSLAEDMVTLRDAQLMGLTSRVSKLEEAVARILRVPVAIIRSGALLAQERTQVQVSANGVGLPVYDGHNRGMNIENLRNGNLKNGDLQNRNLQNGNLQNGAVNHVGSENGEFHLENLHKELGVNFENHQTMDSFLNSQLQFARIISGTQFPDLPKEETAASDHDNAEASSGAQLTFDCAEVENVASDKKEESNGSPDTDLNGKELLESNARTMNGHDVVLCSTDVQAACDAPEVGTDSIHPEKENKTLLAAALTNTDNGCDNQMGGPKQLVIETDSSNQAAASCIPVSEAPGSPIVIEISDSDEENLPAGSTHFFTTCASDFNSTGKKVPFINIGKGACFMKTEEEDGTGSMEDCDIYQMPKRKRSMIETSDTNFMVAKRKKEENGQLLRDENGSLGSDSSVKLDKSAGLEPLLLSVQNRLGEVRKGGSVQIGLKKSLFDDNDYSSDCTSSDSESESCLEAYVDKMVAIAKGYRLKTWNFAADMLSDLEKDDELCMNAVCALYRKKNSAEKSPMKSSVLADPGFSYCDAMSVTQLAEFLIDGDPEFKLKRTVSDAQQKDPKVLSKCKDLAIQYYEKLFELYQNGQDPFFHPKF